In Micromonospora sp. WMMD980, the following are encoded in one genomic region:
- a CDS encoding TnsA-like heteromeric transposase endonuclease subunit: MAVEPGQQEVVLEFVGAAGRQREPLLACRAMAFEDVEPVRRFRWSRGRRDFAGWWWSATTGRHVGYESWLERDHVMLLDFDQEVVGVASQPFWLHWSDGTRSRRHAPDYFARSVDGTGVVIDVRPDERVAPADEEAFAVTAWACAQVGWEFRRVGVLPGVLLSNVRWLSRYRHPRCGQDIDLADRLGEVCQRPRPLFEAAAEVGDRLAVLPVLFHLLWWRVLRVDLEIELLHPGSLVSVAAQGGALR, encoded by the coding sequence GTGGCGGTGGAGCCCGGCCAGCAGGAGGTGGTGCTGGAGTTCGTCGGTGCCGCCGGGCGGCAGCGTGAGCCGTTGCTGGCGTGCCGGGCGATGGCGTTCGAGGACGTTGAGCCGGTGCGGCGTTTCCGCTGGTCGAGGGGTCGGCGGGATTTCGCCGGGTGGTGGTGGTCGGCCACGACGGGCCGGCACGTGGGCTACGAGTCCTGGCTCGAACGTGACCATGTGATGTTGCTGGACTTCGACCAGGAGGTGGTGGGTGTCGCGTCGCAGCCGTTCTGGTTGCACTGGTCGGACGGGACGCGGTCGCGTCGGCACGCGCCCGACTACTTCGCGCGGAGCGTGGACGGGACCGGCGTGGTGATCGATGTGCGGCCGGACGAGCGAGTCGCACCTGCTGACGAAGAGGCGTTCGCCGTGACGGCGTGGGCTTGCGCGCAGGTGGGGTGGGAGTTCCGCCGGGTTGGGGTGCTACCTGGTGTGTTGCTGAGTAACGTGCGGTGGTTGTCGCGGTATCGGCATCCCCGGTGCGGCCAGGACATCGATCTGGCGGACCGGTTGGGTGAGGTGTGTCAGCGGCCGAGGCCGTTGTTCGAGGCCGCCGCGGAGGTCGGTGACCGGCTCGCGGTGCTGCCGGTGCTGTTCCACCTGCTGTGGTGGCGGGTGCTTCGGGTTGATCTGGAGATCGAGTTGTTGCATCCGGGCAGCCTGGTGAGCGTCGCCGCCCAGGGCGGGGCCCTGCGGTGA
- a CDS encoding DNA methyltransferase, protein MPQDRQSHPTPPEGLSVWATAQRTGPVQRRGRYVPESVKHPARMLPAIAAHAVHAYTQPGDLVLDPMCGIGTTLVEAIHAGRDAIGVEYEPRWSNIADANITHAHHHGATGRASVIRGDATRLSALLPAALTGQVTLVVTSPPYGPTVHGLVRPGEHGVGKFDNAYNDGADRGNLAYRDLTGLTDGFEQILRGCATLLRPGGTVVVTARPWRKQGQLIDLPSAVIAAGIRAGLTPTERCVALLAAVRDGQLIARPSFFQLQQIRKARSRGTPLHLITHEDVLIFRQPPDHSGSEILNPGDGGVIA, encoded by the coding sequence GTGCCGCAGGACCGGCAGAGCCACCCCACACCGCCGGAAGGGCTGTCGGTGTGGGCGACCGCGCAGCGCACCGGACCGGTGCAGCGACGAGGCCGCTACGTGCCCGAGTCGGTCAAGCACCCCGCGCGGATGCTCCCGGCAATCGCCGCGCACGCGGTGCACGCCTACACCCAGCCCGGGGACCTCGTCCTGGACCCGATGTGCGGGATCGGCACCACCCTCGTCGAGGCCATCCACGCCGGCCGCGACGCCATCGGCGTCGAGTACGAGCCGCGCTGGTCCAACATCGCCGACGCCAACATCACCCACGCCCACCACCACGGCGCCACCGGCCGCGCATCGGTCATCCGCGGCGACGCCACCCGCCTGTCCGCGCTCCTGCCCGCCGCCCTCACCGGCCAGGTCACGCTGGTGGTCACCTCCCCGCCGTACGGGCCGACCGTGCACGGCCTGGTCCGACCCGGCGAGCACGGGGTGGGCAAGTTCGACAACGCCTACAACGACGGCGCCGACCGCGGCAACCTCGCCTACCGCGACCTCACCGGACTCACCGACGGCTTCGAGCAGATCCTGCGCGGCTGCGCCACGCTGCTGCGACCCGGCGGCACCGTCGTGGTCACCGCCCGACCGTGGCGCAAACAGGGACAGTTGATCGACCTACCCTCGGCCGTCATCGCCGCCGGCATCCGCGCCGGCCTGACCCCCACCGAGCGGTGCGTCGCGCTGCTCGCGGCGGTCCGCGACGGACAACTCATCGCCCGCCCGTCCTTCTTCCAACTGCAGCAAATCCGCAAGGCCCGCTCGCGAGGCACCCCGCTGCACCTGATCACGCACGAGGACGTGCTGATCTTCCGCCAGCCGCCGGACCACTCGGGTTCAGAAATCCTGAACCCCGGCGATGGCGGGGTGATCGCGTGA
- a CDS encoding DNA cytosine methyltransferase, whose protein sequence is MCTGYGGLDMAVELVLGGQLTWYAETDRHAAAVCAHHRPGVPNLGDIRAVDWSGVEPIDILTAGFPCQDISNAGKRAGISGEHSSLWSAVADAIRALRPPLVFVENVAALLRRGFDVVEADLAAIGYDTSWTCLRASDIGAAHRRDRLFLLAVPADQLRGGADAANTMRP, encoded by the coding sequence CTGTGCACCGGCTACGGCGGCCTCGACATGGCCGTCGAGCTGGTGCTCGGCGGCCAGCTCACCTGGTACGCCGAAACCGACCGACACGCCGCCGCCGTCTGCGCCCACCACCGGCCCGGCGTGCCCAACCTCGGCGACATCCGCGCCGTCGACTGGAGCGGCGTCGAGCCCATCGACATCCTCACCGCCGGATTCCCCTGCCAGGACATCTCCAACGCCGGCAAACGCGCCGGGATCTCCGGAGAGCACTCCAGCCTGTGGAGCGCCGTCGCCGACGCCATTCGCGCGCTTCGACCGCCGCTCGTGTTCGTGGAAAACGTCGCCGCGCTCCTGCGGCGGGGATTCGACGTCGTCGAAGCCGACCTGGCCGCGATCGGGTACGACACGAGCTGGACGTGCCTACGCGCATCCGACATCGGCGCCGCCCACCGCCGCGACCGGCTGTTCCTGCTCGCCGTACCCGCCGACCAGCTTCGAGGGGGTGCGGACGCTGCCAACACCATGCGCCCGTGA
- a CDS encoding site-specific DNA-methyltransferase, protein MTEERFRTAEGLRRYEYHQEGPVTLYLGDTQRVLATMPDASVDCVVTSPPFWGLRDYGTGRWSGGNPDCPHNARRRVDGATCRRCPARWSDPQYGLEPTLDEYVDRLVDVFRQVRRVLIPTSTCWLNLGDSYSSASGGAPQAGRPQPGGRRPPRPRAQDSIASKNLLGVPWRVAFALQADGWWLRNAIIWSKTNPMPESVRDRLSTTYELLFLLTPSPTYFFDLDPIRIPLIHPTAADGSRVIGGARKGSTGGIGATARRRGATAYGSKYTATDTTEPRAAAGNLKPLGHAHTATHVRGRNPGDVWRIATRPYRGSHIAPFPIDLPLRAIAAGCPAGGVVLDPFSGAASTGLAAMHLGRRYLGIDIAEQFHREAITRLRPYLAQDTR, encoded by the coding sequence ATGACCGAAGAGCGATTCCGTACGGCCGAGGGCCTGCGCCGCTACGAGTACCACCAGGAAGGGCCGGTCACCCTCTACCTCGGCGACACCCAGAGGGTGCTGGCCACGATGCCCGATGCGTCCGTGGACTGCGTCGTCACGTCACCGCCGTTCTGGGGCCTACGCGACTACGGCACCGGCCGCTGGAGCGGCGGCAACCCCGATTGCCCGCACAACGCCCGCCGTCGGGTAGATGGCGCAACCTGCCGGCGATGCCCCGCCCGATGGTCCGACCCGCAGTACGGACTCGAACCCACCCTCGACGAATACGTCGACCGACTGGTCGACGTATTCCGCCAGGTGCGGCGCGTGCTCATACCTACCAGCACGTGCTGGCTCAACCTCGGCGACAGCTACAGCAGCGCCTCCGGCGGAGCACCCCAAGCAGGCAGGCCACAACCCGGAGGCCGGCGCCCACCACGCCCCCGCGCGCAGGACAGCATCGCGTCCAAGAACCTCCTCGGCGTGCCCTGGCGGGTCGCGTTCGCATTACAAGCCGACGGCTGGTGGCTGCGCAACGCGATCATCTGGTCCAAGACCAACCCGATGCCCGAGTCCGTCCGTGACCGCCTGTCCACCACCTACGAACTGCTGTTCCTGCTCACCCCGTCACCCACCTACTTCTTCGACCTCGACCCCATCCGGATACCCCTGATCCACCCGACGGCAGCCGACGGATCCCGAGTCATCGGCGGTGCCCGCAAGGGCTCCACCGGTGGGATCGGCGCGACCGCCCGCCGCCGAGGCGCCACCGCCTACGGCAGCAAGTACACCGCCACCGACACCACCGAGCCGCGCGCCGCGGCGGGCAACCTCAAACCGCTCGGACACGCCCACACCGCCACGCACGTCCGGGGCCGCAACCCCGGGGACGTGTGGCGCATCGCCACCCGCCCCTACCGCGGCTCCCACATCGCCCCATTCCCCATCGACCTACCACTACGGGCGATCGCCGCCGGCTGCCCCGCCGGCGGCGTGGTCCTCGACCCGTTCTCCGGCGCCGCCAGCACCGGCCTGGCCGCGATGCACCTCGGCCGGCGCTACCTCGGCATCGACATCGCCGAGCAGTTCCACCGCGAGGCCATCACCCGCCTCCGCCCGTATCTGGCCCAGGACACGAGGTGA
- a CDS encoding XF1762 family protein yields the protein MSLRLVPVTFAQAGQFITDWHRHHRPPRGHKFSIGIAQDDVLVGVAVVGRPVARMLDDGHTLEVTRVAVADSFPNGCSMLYGAAWRAAKALGYRRLVTYTQQGESGASLRAAGWRVIAARPPTPGWSRAARPRSDHGVDHIARLRWQPPP from the coding sequence GTGAGTCTGCGCCTCGTGCCGGTCACCTTCGCCCAGGCCGGCCAGTTCATCACCGACTGGCACCGCCACCACCGCCCGCCCCGAGGACACAAATTCTCGATCGGCATCGCCCAGGACGACGTTCTCGTCGGGGTGGCGGTGGTCGGCCGGCCCGTCGCGCGGATGCTCGACGACGGCCACACCCTCGAAGTCACCCGCGTCGCCGTCGCCGACAGCTTTCCCAACGGGTGCAGCATGCTCTACGGCGCCGCTTGGAGAGCCGCGAAAGCCCTCGGCTACCGACGCCTGGTCACCTACACCCAGCAGGGCGAGTCCGGGGCCAGCCTGCGGGCGGCTGGGTGGCGTGTCATCGCCGCCCGGCCGCCCACGCCCGGCTGGTCCCGCGCTGCCCGACCCCGCAGCGACCACGGCGTCGACCACATCGCCCGACTCCGCTGGCAGCCGCCGCCCTGA
- a CDS encoding helix-turn-helix domain-containing protein: MTTPDHIGADHSSTESRRPDGALWTVERIHDLGLITDIATAAQIFGLSRATAYELAKHDRFPVAVLRFGSRYRVPVAAILHALQLPASDDQPPDPPAT; encoded by the coding sequence ATGACCACGCCCGATCACATCGGCGCCGACCACTCCAGCACGGAAAGCAGGCGACCCGACGGCGCCCTCTGGACCGTCGAACGGATCCACGACCTAGGGCTGATCACCGACATCGCCACTGCGGCGCAAATCTTTGGTCTGTCCCGCGCCACCGCCTATGAACTCGCCAAGCACGACCGGTTCCCGGTCGCGGTGCTGCGGTTCGGCAGCCGGTACCGCGTACCGGTCGCGGCGATCTTGCACGCTCTGCAGCTACCCGCGAGCGATGACCAACCGCCCGATCCGCCTGCGACTTGA
- a CDS encoding tyrosine-type recombinase/integrase — MAEGSIHKICTCRDLNGKKLGTRCPQLRRAGGNWNSHHGKWGYQLELPKRTDGTRRSPLRRHTFDGRDDAARDRSQAIALLALAGDDTALATEIADLLQQVKAGAPMPDRDTITKRVNAGLPASVDMTVGEYLRQWLESRRRIEPSTKRAYDCQIRVHLIPHLGAVPLVKLRVEHISAMFTAITDRNTAIEIARHSEDPQIRATVRGVRTTGPATMQRIRAVLRKALNDAMARSNNRLIGFNPAKHVELPSGKQPKPRVWTAKAVARWRETGEKPSPVMVWTPEQAGIFLDYAQDHDIALYPVFVGIMHRGMRRGEALGLRDTTVDLDDALVTVDLQRTTVGYEAVDKKVKSESGNRTFALDSFTAAAWRAYLARRARWRLVSGSKWPDTGFFFVQPNGEKWHPDTVSKRFDSLVRDAGLPPVRLHDLRHCAATYLKASGADLTDVKELLGHSTITITSDTYTSVIVELEVERDKAEAAAALVPRRPRAA; from the coding sequence ATGGCGGAAGGATCCATCCACAAGATCTGCACCTGCCGCGACCTCAACGGCAAGAAACTCGGCACACGATGCCCGCAGCTCCGCCGTGCCGGCGGCAATTGGAACTCGCACCACGGCAAGTGGGGATACCAACTCGAACTGCCGAAAAGGACCGACGGGACCCGTCGGTCCCCGCTCCGCCGCCACACCTTCGACGGCCGCGACGACGCCGCGCGAGACCGCAGTCAGGCCATCGCTCTGCTGGCTCTCGCCGGCGACGATACCGCTCTCGCGACCGAGATCGCCGACCTCCTCCAGCAGGTCAAAGCCGGAGCCCCGATGCCTGACCGCGACACCATCACCAAGCGGGTCAACGCCGGCCTTCCCGCCAGCGTCGACATGACCGTCGGCGAATACCTGCGACAGTGGCTGGAATCGCGGCGCAGAATCGAGCCGAGCACGAAGCGCGCCTACGACTGCCAGATCCGAGTGCACCTGATCCCGCACCTCGGCGCGGTCCCCCTGGTGAAGCTACGGGTCGAACACATCTCAGCGATGTTCACCGCGATCACCGACCGCAACACAGCCATAGAGATCGCCCGGCACAGCGAAGACCCGCAGATCCGCGCAACCGTCCGAGGGGTACGGACCACCGGACCGGCGACCATGCAACGCATCCGCGCCGTCCTGCGCAAGGCACTCAACGACGCGATGGCGCGGTCCAACAACCGGCTCATCGGCTTCAACCCAGCCAAGCACGTCGAACTGCCCTCGGGAAAGCAACCCAAACCCCGCGTCTGGACCGCCAAAGCCGTCGCACGGTGGCGCGAGACCGGGGAAAAACCCAGCCCCGTCATGGTGTGGACCCCCGAGCAAGCCGGCATCTTCCTCGACTACGCCCAAGATCACGACATCGCCCTCTATCCGGTGTTCGTGGGCATCATGCACCGAGGGATGCGCCGCGGCGAGGCACTCGGCCTGCGTGACACCACCGTCGACCTGGACGACGCGTTGGTAACCGTCGACCTGCAGCGCACGACCGTCGGCTACGAAGCGGTCGACAAGAAAGTCAAGTCCGAGTCCGGCAACCGCACGTTCGCGCTCGATAGCTTCACCGCCGCCGCGTGGCGCGCCTACCTCGCCCGCCGAGCCCGCTGGCGGCTCGTCTCGGGCAGCAAGTGGCCGGACACCGGATTCTTCTTTGTGCAGCCAAACGGCGAGAAGTGGCACCCGGACACCGTCAGCAAGCGCTTCGACAGCCTGGTACGCGATGCCGGCCTGCCACCGGTCCGACTGCACGACCTGCGGCACTGCGCCGCGACCTACCTGAAAGCCTCCGGCGCCGACCTCACCGACGTCAAAGAACTACTCGGGCACTCCACCATCACGATCACCAGCGACACCTACACCTCCGTCATCGTCGAACTCGAAGTCGAACGCGATAAAGCCGAAGCCGCCGCCGCGCTGGTTCCCCGCCGCCCACGGGCCGCCTGA
- the murG gene encoding undecaprenyldiphospho-muramoylpentapeptide beta-N-acetylglucosaminyltransferase: MALYSAQRLRRLRLLVTGGGTGGHTYPALTAIVTLQERLAEAHATPELLWVGVADGLEATIAQRHHIPFKAITTGKLRRSPNPRELGRNIVDAFRIPIGIAQAALTVARTRPAVILSTGGYVSVPIGLAARLFGVPYLLHEQTLILGLANRILARVATRILLSHEASLDHLAPRARQRAVVTGNPIRPAVLRGNPAKALTAYDLNPDVPLVLVTGGASGAQQINRLVAQALPHLLAHCQIVHQCGSLNHAEMQQAARDLPPPLASRYRVIDFIHDDMPDLLAAATVVVARSGAGTVAELTALGKPSILIPYPHSAGDEQRITARHLTNTGAAVMLDGDQATPEHLTHTLTHLLTNPEHRTAMAHAAAAQGRPDAAGQVVTEILRAAA; this comes from the coding sequence ATGGCCCTCTACAGCGCCCAACGCCTACGCCGCCTACGCCTGCTCGTCACCGGCGGCGGCACCGGCGGACACACCTACCCGGCGCTGACCGCCATCGTCACACTCCAAGAACGGCTCGCCGAAGCCCACGCGACCCCCGAACTCCTCTGGGTCGGCGTCGCCGACGGTCTCGAAGCCACCATCGCCCAACGCCACCACATCCCGTTCAAGGCGATCACCACCGGGAAACTGCGACGCTCACCCAACCCCCGCGAACTCGGCCGCAACATCGTCGACGCCTTCCGCATCCCCATCGGCATCGCGCAAGCCGCCCTCACCGTCGCCCGCACCCGCCCCGCCGTCATCCTCAGCACCGGCGGCTACGTCTCCGTCCCCATCGGCCTCGCCGCGAGGCTCTTCGGCGTCCCCTACCTACTACACGAACAAACACTCATCCTCGGCCTGGCCAACCGCATCCTCGCCCGCGTCGCCACCCGCATCCTGCTCAGCCACGAAGCATCCCTAGACCACCTGGCCCCCCGCGCCCGCCAACGCGCCGTCGTCACCGGTAACCCCATCCGGCCCGCCGTCCTCCGCGGCAATCCCGCGAAGGCCCTCACCGCCTACGACCTGAACCCCGACGTACCCCTCGTCCTGGTCACCGGCGGCGCTTCCGGCGCCCAACAGATCAACAGACTGGTCGCCCAGGCGCTACCGCACCTCCTCGCCCACTGCCAGATCGTGCACCAATGCGGCAGCCTCAACCACGCCGAGATGCAGCAGGCCGCCCGCGACCTACCTCCACCACTCGCATCCCGCTACCGCGTCATCGACTTCATCCACGACGACATGCCCGACCTCCTCGCCGCCGCCACCGTCGTCGTCGCCCGCAGCGGCGCCGGCACCGTCGCCGAACTCACCGCCCTCGGCAAACCCAGCATCCTCATCCCCTACCCCCACTCCGCAGGCGACGAGCAACGCATCACCGCCCGACACCTCACCAACACCGGTGCCGCAGTCATGCTCGACGGCGACCAAGCCACCCCCGAACACCTCACCCACACCCTCACCCACCTCCTAACCAACCCCGAACACCGCACCGCCATGGCCCACGCCGCAGCCGCGCAAGGCCGCCCAGACGCCGCCGGCCAAGTCGTCACCGAAATCCTGCGCGCCGCCGCATAA
- a CDS encoding DUF2797 domain-containing protein produces the protein MPQPNNALLNTGIVWTSGSANLALAAADGTTRHQPLAVGQLVGWHLHGPRRCIGIWNRETRRQQLCPHRHHIELDAAGSQCPPCQAADPGRRFARGDELTDPRTFGLYLAWFAPGLIKVGLTALERGNDRLTEQAAITFAWLAEGPLPAVRRAERLISGLGECRESIRRDRKVSAWWHLGDPEQRVEQLRDAWHRAVSHIGGDARLTIRQPRIHDLAATYGLTTPPLASAREIAALRDGVTLVGRISVVAGSDLILDTITGPGLLNTRTLAGWILTRADVRGAAAPPMRPLNPAAAHDQQHVPEALF, from the coding sequence GTGCCGCAGCCGAACAATGCATTGCTCAATACCGGGATCGTCTGGACATCGGGTAGCGCCAACCTGGCGCTCGCGGCCGCGGACGGCACGACCCGCCACCAGCCGCTCGCGGTCGGGCAGCTCGTCGGCTGGCACCTGCACGGACCTCGCCGATGCATCGGCATCTGGAACCGCGAGACCCGCCGACAGCAGCTGTGCCCGCATCGTCACCACATCGAGTTGGATGCCGCCGGTAGCCAGTGCCCGCCGTGCCAGGCCGCGGACCCGGGCCGCCGGTTCGCCCGCGGAGATGAGCTCACCGACCCTCGCACGTTCGGGCTGTACCTCGCCTGGTTCGCACCCGGGCTGATCAAGGTGGGGCTCACTGCCCTGGAGCGCGGCAACGACCGGCTCACCGAACAGGCTGCCATCACCTTCGCCTGGCTCGCCGAGGGACCGCTACCAGCGGTGCGGCGCGCGGAACGGCTGATCAGTGGGCTCGGCGAGTGCAGAGAGTCGATCCGCCGAGACCGCAAGGTCAGCGCGTGGTGGCACCTCGGCGACCCAGAGCAGCGCGTGGAGCAGCTCCGCGACGCGTGGCACCGCGCCGTTTCGCACATCGGCGGAGATGCCCGGCTCACCATTCGGCAGCCGCGCATCCACGACCTCGCCGCGACCTACGGCCTGACCACGCCGCCACTTGCGTCCGCTCGGGAGATCGCGGCGCTGCGCGACGGCGTCACGCTTGTCGGTCGGATCAGCGTCGTGGCCGGCAGCGACCTGATCCTCGACACGATCACCGGGCCGGGCCTGCTGAACACGCGCACCCTCGCCGGCTGGATCCTCACCCGCGCGGACGTCCGCGGCGCCGCTGCGCCTCCGATGCGCCCCCTCAACCCGGCAGCAGCCCATGACCAGCAGCACGTCCCCGAAGCGCTCTTCTAG
- a CDS encoding phosphotransferase, which translates to MRSDWSVLPEAVTKGIADRVGDTHITPATTGDHAEIAATVTGTNGTVFVKAAHTDFGVRSLRFELRVSEAVSWSHSPAVEWHFETAGWLVVGFEHCDGRHADLSPGSADLDLLSDALTILGKTQAPDVPLFSPTARLGFAHPAMHGHTLVHTDLGPANLIVAPRGLQIVDWAMATKAAPWVELAMLTQWLISAGHTPHQAERWLARHPSWRLTDSDALDYFATKNAQKWASKSAGSTTAWMHDLAAWTSQWAAYRCQTGTTG; encoded by the coding sequence ATGCGCAGTGACTGGAGTGTGCTACCCGAGGCCGTCACGAAAGGGATAGCCGACCGGGTCGGCGACACGCACATCACCCCCGCTACGACCGGTGACCACGCGGAGATCGCCGCGACCGTCACCGGAACGAACGGGACGGTGTTCGTCAAAGCCGCCCACACCGACTTCGGTGTCCGTTCACTGCGCTTCGAACTGCGGGTGAGTGAGGCCGTCAGCTGGTCTCACTCACCCGCCGTCGAGTGGCACTTCGAGACGGCTGGCTGGTTGGTGGTGGGCTTCGAGCACTGCGACGGCCGACACGCCGACCTGTCGCCCGGAAGCGCCGATCTGGATCTTCTCAGTGACGCGCTGACGATTCTCGGCAAGACACAAGCACCCGATGTGCCGCTTTTCAGTCCGACCGCACGGCTCGGGTTCGCACACCCAGCCATGCACGGCCACACCCTCGTTCACACCGACCTCGGCCCGGCCAACCTGATCGTGGCCCCACGCGGCCTGCAGATCGTCGATTGGGCGATGGCGACCAAGGCCGCACCATGGGTTGAGCTGGCCATGCTCACCCAATGGTTGATCAGCGCCGGGCACACGCCGCACCAGGCTGAACGGTGGCTAGCGCGACACCCCTCCTGGAGGCTGACCGATTCAGACGCGTTGGACTACTTCGCGACGAAGAACGCGCAGAAATGGGCGTCGAAATCGGCGGGATCGACCACGGCTTGGATGCACGACCTCGCAGCTTGGACGTCGCAGTGGGCGGCCTACCGCTGCCAGACCGGCACGACTGGTTGA
- a CDS encoding cupin domain-containing protein gives MSLTMFFDKVTVGEMMTTWPTTPALHQLPDDSCVLRTINADLINGYLHTGTAPAEQLIVIKGGAALHTRAYTTNGYADPDKIAKWRGRGYTVQLRNLNRWCPAVHAICWAIQDETGYGCYASGFVTPGGGQGLYHHWDQNLGLIYQMAGHKTWQIWQPEVEEPHDTHFASNTSPGSDVIDRLKSRRPDFEFDLGPGQVLVLPRGWMHNPHARGQTQDSVHVTFVARELTGFWIAGKLTQAALTSTPLRQAIPPAGVVDAAAFAVQVARARDLLTQWLAGADVDALAAALLQAARTEPNADYVSDAPPPRSTGRHPSAR, from the coding sequence ATGTCCCTCACGATGTTCTTCGACAAGGTCACGGTTGGCGAGATGATGACCACCTGGCCGACCACGCCGGCGCTTCATCAGTTGCCCGACGACAGCTGCGTCCTTCGCACCATCAACGCAGACCTGATCAACGGCTACCTCCACACCGGCACGGCGCCAGCAGAACAGCTCATCGTGATCAAGGGCGGGGCGGCGCTGCACACCCGGGCGTACACCACGAACGGCTACGCCGACCCGGACAAGATCGCGAAGTGGCGCGGCCGCGGTTACACCGTCCAGCTGCGCAACCTGAACCGCTGGTGTCCAGCGGTGCATGCGATCTGCTGGGCGATCCAGGACGAGACGGGGTACGGCTGCTACGCGAGCGGCTTCGTTACCCCCGGCGGGGGGCAGGGGTTGTATCACCACTGGGACCAGAACCTGGGCCTGATTTACCAGATGGCCGGTCACAAGACCTGGCAGATCTGGCAGCCCGAGGTCGAGGAACCTCACGATACGCACTTCGCGTCCAACACCTCACCGGGCAGCGATGTCATCGACCGCTTGAAATCGAGGCGTCCCGACTTCGAGTTCGACCTCGGCCCCGGTCAGGTCTTGGTGCTGCCGCGCGGCTGGATGCACAACCCGCACGCTCGGGGCCAGACGCAGGACAGCGTCCACGTGACGTTCGTGGCCCGCGAACTCACCGGCTTTTGGATCGCCGGGAAGCTGACCCAGGCCGCGCTCACTTCGACGCCGCTGCGGCAGGCAATCCCACCCGCCGGTGTTGTAGACGCCGCCGCCTTCGCCGTTCAGGTCGCCAGAGCACGAGACTTGCTCACGCAGTGGCTGGCCGGCGCCGATGTCGACGCCCTGGCCGCCGCTCTGCTGCAGGCGGCACGCACCGAGCCGAACGCGGACTACGTCTCTGACGCACCGCCACCTCGCTCCACCGGCCGCCACCCATCGGCCCGTTGA